The Glycine soja cultivar W05 chromosome 8, ASM419377v2, whole genome shotgun sequence genome has a window encoding:
- the LOC114421539 gene encoding putative clathrin assembly protein At1g25240 — MRVFERASGAIKDKNSIWAAKFSRKGPLHNPDLETVVIKATSHDDHHIDSKNVQRVFQWLRTSPLYLKPLVWALSMRMQKTRSWVVALKGLMLIHGIYCCDIPVVNRMGRLPFDLSNFSDGHLSPAKAWSFNGFVRAYFAYLDQRSSFVSSEVKQKKNVSNNKKTEEVEETLMEELEKLQKLQGMIDMLLQIRPKDENLNIGLILEAMDCIIVEVFGVYSKFCNKIAKVLVRIYEVGGKMEANIGLQVLQKASIQVEEISLFFDLCKDIGVLNASQCPKIDRISPEDIQDLERIINGASSKKGCGFVGNDEDNNKAIVVRDCSSTAMVSQQEESENGLMTVITQQWEVFDDDHVIVGAKGMDNVSNNGAKDIIGTTTNPFEESYSIVPYVPVHHHLALPDLISW; from the coding sequence ATGAGGGTATTTGAAAGAGCGAGTGGAGCCATCAAGGACAAGAACAGCATTTGGGCAGCAAAATTCTCACGAAAGGGTCCACTCCACAACCCTGATTTAGAAACCGTGGTAATCAAGGCAACGAGCCACGACGATCACCACATAGATTCAAAGAACGTGCAAAGAGTGTTCCAGTGGTTACGAACTTCACCCTTGTACCTGAAGCCTCTCGTGTGGGCCCTCTCCATGCGCATGCAAAAGACTCGAAGCTGGGTCGTGGCGCTCAAAGGCTTGATGCTCATCCATGGCATTTACTGCTGTGACATTCCCGTTGTGAACCGCATGGGGAGGTTACCCTTTGACCTCTCAAACTTCTCCGATGGACACTTGAGCCCTGCAAAGGCTTGGAGCTTCAACGGTTTCGTTCGCGCTTATTTCGCCTATTTGGATCAGAGGTCATCGTTTGTGTCCTCCGAGGTTAAGCAGAAGAAGAATGTTAGTAATAACAAGAAGACggaggaggtggaggagacGTTGATGGAAGAGCTTGAGAAGCTGCAAAAGTTGCAAGGGATGATTGACATGCTTCTCCAGATCAGGCCAAAGGATGAGAATTTGAACATTGGTTTGATTCTTGAGGCTATGGATTGTATCATAGTCGAGGTTTTTGGTGTGTATAGTAAGTTTTGCAACAAGATTGCAAAAGTTTTGGTGAGGATATATGAGGTTGGTGGGAAGATGGAAGCGAATATTGGCCTCCAGGTTCTTCAGAAAGCATCGATTCAAGTGGAGGAGATATCTTTGTTCTTTGACTTGTGCAAGGATATTGGGGTCCTCAATGCATCTCAGTGCCCTAAGATTGATAGAATTTCACCGGAAGATATTCAAGATCTTGAGAGGATAATCAATGGTGCTTCTTCCAAGAAGGGTTGTGGTTTTGTGGGAAATGATGAGGATAATAATAAGGCCATTGTGGTGAGAGATTGTTCTTCCACTGCAATGGTTTCGCAACAGGAGGAGTCAGAGAATGGTTTAATGACCGTGATCACGCAACAATGGGAGgtgtttgatgatgatcatgtaATCGTTGGTGCTAAAGGAATGGATAATGTATCTAATAATGGTGCAAAGGATATAATTGGCACCACAACCAACCCTTTTGAGGAATCATATAGCATCGTACCTTATGTTCCTGTTCATCACCATCTAGCTCTTCCTGATCTAATTAGTTGGTAG
- the LOC114421542 gene encoding uncharacterized protein LOC114421542, giving the protein MFMGFSCGEDHFDEKESEFPLIDETSATQEQNSIIMEVHHHLQGVADKSTDFCPVEHPMEPPDEDRPVKCPMPESSVINDERMHEKRFAESSKKRIETTRVVVNGERTTTMDAEPPARGVRKRHHTLTHEGGDLVMTPLMRMPPLPPLPSQNITIFQVLQQLDKFES; this is encoded by the exons ATGTTCATGGGATTTTCATGCGGGGAGGATCATTTT gacGAAAAAGAGAGCGAGTTTCCCTTGATAGATGAGACCAGTGCAACACAAGAACAAAACAGTATCATCATGGAagtgcatcatcatcttcaaggGGTTGCTGATAAAAGCACTGATTTCTGCCCAGTTGAACACCCTATGGAGCCACCAGATGAAGATCGTCCCGTGAAATGCCCAATGCCCGAGTCTTCAGTTATCAAT GATGAAAGGATGCATGAAAAGAGGTTTGCAGAAAGctcaaagaaaagaatagagaCAACCAGGGTCGTGGTGAATGGAGAAAGAACGACCACCATGGACGCAGAGCCTCCAGCTCGAGGAGTAAGAAAGCGGCATCACACCCTCACACACGAAGGAGGAGACCTTGTGATGACTCCATTAATGAGAATGCCACCTCTTCCTCCCCTACCATCCCAAAATATCACCATCTTTCAGGTGCTTCAGCAGTTGGACAAGTTTGAGTCTTAA
- the LOC114421541 gene encoding protein BASIC PENTACYSTEINE2-like, translating into MDDDVLNMPNWGYYEPFRGGHLGLQLMPGMTERDTKPFLPGRDPAMLMGANGTFHPRDCVVSEAPMPLNYVRDSWINQRDRFFHMQQPTNPNYAVLPETSGAPNLKIIQPPDTSRDEKVDRVEEVVVKKELGKSKKRHTKGALSTPKAKKPRKPKDNSNVPVQRAKPPKKTMELVINGIDMDISDLPIPVCSCTGAPQQCYRWGCGGWQSACCTTNVSIYPLPMSMKRRGARIAGRKMSQGAFKKVLEKLAAEGYNFANPIDLKTHWARHGTNKFVTIR; encoded by the coding sequence ATGGATGATGATGTGTTGAACATGCCCAATTGGGGTTATTACGAACCCTTCAGAGGGGGACATCTTGGCCTTCAGCTCATGCCTGGTATGACTGAACGGGACACAAAGCCATTTTTGCCTGGTCGGGATCCTGCTATGTTAATGGGTGCTAATGGAACTTTTCACCCTCGAGATTGCGTTGTTTCCGAGGCACCAATGCCATTGAACTATGTCAGAGATAGTTGGATAAACCAGAGAGATAGGTTTTTTCATATGCAGCAGCCCACAAATCCTAATTATGCTGTTCTTCCGGAGACATCAGGAGCTCCTAACTTGAAAATTATACAGCCACCCGATACGTCAAGAGATGAGAAAGTGGATAGAGTTGAAGAGGTCGTTGTCAAAAAGGAACTGGGCAAGTCGAAGAAAAGGCACACTAAGGGTGCTCTGTCGACTCCAAAAGCTAAGAAACCTAGGAAGCCGAAGGATAATAGCAATGTTCCAGTTCAACGTGCGAAGCCACCGAAGAAGACTATGGAGCTTGTAATTAACGGAATTGATATGGACATTTCTGACCTACCAATTCCAGTTTGTTCGTGTACTGGGGCTCCTCAGCAGTGTTATCGATGGGGTTGCGGAGGTTGGCAATCGGCTTGTTGCACCACAAATGTGTCAATATATCCTTTGCCAATGAGCATGAAAAGGCGTGGTGCAAGGATAGCTGGGCGGAAAATGAGCCAAGGTGCTTTTAAAAAGGTTTTAGAGAAACTTGCAGCTGAAGGTTATAACTTTGCTAACCCTATTGATCTGAAGACTCATTGGGCCAGACATGGCACCAACAAGTTTGTCACTATCAGGTAG